The window TTGGCGAAATGCCTGACGTATGGCTTCAGGATCATCGGCAATCACGCCTAAATCGAGCCATTCAACATTAGCGCGGCTGAGTAAACCTTGAATCGAGTAACGGTTTGAATCGTAAATTTGCCCTGGCGCGAGTTCGCTGCCAACCGGACGCAGTTCGTCACCCGTGGAGAAAAACGCCACCTTAAGTTGACGATAGACTCGTACTTGGCTGATACCAATAGTGGCTAACACGCCGAGCTCGGCGGCGCCAATTGCAATACCAGCAGTAAGTACTTTAGTGCCTTGGGTCAGCTCTTCGCCACGGCAACGCACATTGGCACCTTGCGCCTTAGGATGGCGAATATGAATAATCTCACCTTCAACTTTGGCTTCTTCCTGCATTTGTACTGTGTCATAACCCGCAGGCACGGGCGCGCCCGTCATGATCCGTATGCAAGTATTAGGTTTGGCTTCACCTTCAAAACCATGGCCGGCGAACGAAGTGCCGATAAGGCGCAATGAGGTGTGATTGGTTTGCGTATTCAAGTCGACAAAACGGAAGGCGTAACCGTCCATGGAGGAGTTGTCGAAGGGGGGCTGGTCGATGCAGGAAGCGAGATCTTCGGCAAGGACGCGGCCAAGGGCATGGGGAAGCAATACGACTTTGGTGTCTGACACTGGGCTAACTTGTTCGAGCAAAAGGGGAATAGCTTGATCTGGATGCATTAAGCTAGGTTGCGAACAAGGATCGGCTTTTACGGACATGAGGGTCTGCCTTATATGCAATGGGTCGTGATGACGCTGAATGAATTTCCACCTGACTATGATTGGCTATTATGCCACGGTGATCGGCGATGGCTATGATTTGCATGTGAGTTTCTGTGATAGGCCAGTCAGTTTTTCCTGCCACTTTGGATGATACCCTAGCAAGAAGTAACGCAATTTGCGCAGCTAAGTCGAAGGCTGAACGCGAGTCGCTGGACAAATGAAAATCATTTTTATCAATGAATCATTAACTTAGCTAAAAATCTAAAGGTAAATTTTGTTGCTTTTGTCGACCCCCTTGATGACAATGTGCCCCATGATTCAGTTCGAATGCAAAAGAGGATTTACTATGCTGTCAGCCACTATGATCGAAAAGTTGAATGAACAAATTAATATGGAGTTCTTCTCCTCAAATTTATACCTGCAAATGAGCGCATGGTGTGAAGATCAGGGATTTGAAGGTGCAGCTAAGTTTATGCGTGAGCACGCGGACGAAGAGATGGGCCATATGCGTCGTCTGTTCACTTATGTGAGTGAAACCGGTGGCTTACCTTTGTTAGGGGCTATCGAAGCGCCACAGTCACAGTTTGATTCGCTGCTGGCTCTGTTCGAACTCACCTATGAACATGAGCAGTTGATTACCAGTCAGATCAATGCCTTGGCCCATGCTGCCTTTTCGAATCAAGACTATTCAACCTTCAACTTCCTGCAATGGTATGTGGCCGAGCAGCACGAAGAAGAAAAGCTGTTTAAGTCGATTGTCGATAAGATACGTTTAGTGGGTGAAGATGGTAAGGCGCTGTTCTTTATTGATAAAGATTTAGCTAAGTTAGCCTCTAAGGGCGGCGAAAGCATAATGAACGGTCAAGGCCAACCACAGGCTTAAGTCCGTTTTATTTGCCACAAAAAAGCAGCCTAGGCTGCTTTTTTGCTATTTATTCTTCAATTCTTTTTGCTATTAGTTGCTAGCTTTCAGCATCTTAGATATTCACGCATCTATCTTGGTAATCGTGGTTAAGCAGTGCTGTGTGCTTGATGTGCAGCAAGGGCGTGATCTCGTCGAAGGGCAGTGCTTTAGAGATCAAATATCCTTGGGCAAAGTGGCAACCTAGATCCCGCAGGAAGTGCCACTGGGCCTCGGTTTCTATGCCTTCGGCCACTAACTCCATTTCGAGACTTTGCCCCATCATGACGATAGCTTTGACTAAGTTAGCATTAGCGTTACTTTCGAGGGCATTTTCCACAAAGCTACGGTCGATTTTAATCACAGAAATCGGGAATTTCTTCAAATAACTCAGGGAAGAATAACCTGTACCGAAGTCATCGATATAGATTTGCGAGCCTAAATGGCGAATCGATTCTAGCGTGCTCAAGCAATGGCTGGCATCGCCCATCAGCATGCTCTCAGTGATCTCAATATGCACATTGCGCGGGTTTACATGGTGGCGGTTAAAGCATTCCTGCAGCACTTGGTCGAATCCCATGCCGCGGGTGTTGATGCATTGGCGACCGGAAACATTAATCGCGACATTGATTTTTAGGCCACTTTTTTGCCACTGCCTCAAATCATGCATGGCTTGGTTGAGCACCCATTCGCCCATAGGTTCTATCAGTCCGGTTTCTTCGGCCAGCGGGATAAATTGATCTGGTGGGATCAGGCCAAAGTCGGGGTCTTGCCAGCGGATAAGGGCTTCGACGCTGCAGACCACTCCAGTTTGCATATCCACTATGGGTTGATAATGCAGGGCAAATTCATTTTGTGCCACGGCGCGGCGCAGGCGTTGCTCTAATTCCATCCGGGCGAACATGGCTTGATTCATACCCGCGGTGAAGTATTTAAAATTATTCCGTCCCGCATCTTTGGCTTGATACATGGCGGTTTCGGTATTGCGGGTGAGTGAGCTGACATCGAGGCCATCTTCGGGATAGAC of the Shewanella baltica genome contains:
- the ftnA gene encoding non-heme ferritin, whose protein sequence is MLSATMIEKLNEQINMEFFSSNLYLQMSAWCEDQGFEGAAKFMREHADEEMGHMRRLFTYVSETGGLPLLGAIEAPQSQFDSLLALFELTYEHEQLITSQINALAHAAFSNQDYSTFNFLQWYVAEQHEEEKLFKSIVDKIRLVGEDGKALFFIDKDLAKLASKGGESIMNGQGQPQA
- the moeA gene encoding molybdopterin molybdotransferase MoeA; this encodes MSVKADPCSQPSLMHPDQAIPLLLEQVSPVSDTKVVLLPHALGRVLAEDLASCIDQPPFDNSSMDGYAFRFVDLNTQTNHTSLRLIGTSFAGHGFEGEAKPNTCIRIMTGAPVPAGYDTVQMQEEAKVEGEIIHIRHPKAQGANVRCRGEELTQGTKVLTAGIAIGAAELGVLATIGISQVRVYRQLKVAFFSTGDELRPVGSELAPGQIYDSNRYSIQGLLSRANVEWLDLGVIADDPEAIRQAFRQAASQADMVLTSGGVSVGEADFTKQILDEEGKITFWKLAIKPGKPFAMGKIGKAVFCGLPGNPVSSMVTFYKLVWPILNKMQGLTPVAPLMLDATLTTPVRKQPGRVEYQRGILSRNAQGKLEVAITGSQGSGMLTSMSLANCFVLLEQFQGDTPAGTQVTVEPFNSVLC